From Oncorhynchus mykiss isolate Arlee chromosome 25, USDA_OmykA_1.1, whole genome shotgun sequence, a single genomic window includes:
- the LOC110505741 gene encoding F-box only protein 33 — translation MLFVFHTESSGTVPLSHNLTTVIFTLLFANNSLVACAMALCGGVGAMALPSELIVHIFSFLSDRDKLRASSVCSRWRECLFYPSLWMELKLRVGGGSNGGGYGSEQTPRLDFLMRKFGSFVRELQLEFAPVEGYLRPLNGVEGRMESVESDPQFPGRWKEAIITYLDQVLCVLGCIRNNRNLQKLSLYGDTCILQDEGILDSAYLNQVDQGGVKIKEIQQLLVEVLSNSRQMKWLSSAFMLGVVTPFSLASLSNPSAASLEHLSLLDNQLPCLSSPVELERLVHLRSLALDFCDFTSEMCRLLAGGHRAPLHRLSLMVNGAALEAKPLDCTASEDDWKALVRRCANLRVYMMALDVSSQDLLRVLKPSLPLERIHLDSYSTLVTDGTLELISQQYNKTLSHFVLMRDDTGFPDLSVNRNEDPLVLLAWRCVHLSVLVIHGYTVWSHNLVAISRLRGSSLKVLAVSEESIDFDPDQGVFMEGDPVHNLVKEVSQGLGRIWHPSMDSNLVLSEPTQHFHREMQSFSLGM, via the exons ATGTTGTTTGTTTTCCACACAGAGAGTAGCGGAACAGTACCGTTGTCGCACAATCTTACAACGGTTATATTTACACTTTTGTTTGCGAATAATAGTTTAGTGGCCTGCGCCATGGCTCTGTGCGGGGGTGTTGGAGCCATGGCTTTACCAAGCGAGCTTATCGTCCACATATTTTCATTCTTGTCCGACCGTGACAAGCTTCGGGCCTCGTCCGTGTGCTCTCGCTGGAGGGAGTGTCTGTTTTACCCATCGCTTTGGATGGAGCTCAAGTTGCGTGTCGGAGGTGGCTCGAATGGGGGAGGCTATGGCTCCGAACAGACCCCAAGATTAGACTTTCTCATGAGGAAGTTTGGCTCCTTCGTGCGCGAGCTACAGCTCGAGTTTGCCCCAGTTGAAGGATATCTAAGGCCATTGAATGGCGTGGAGGGCAGGATGGAATCTGTCGAAAGCGACCCTCAGTTCCCTGGCCGCTGGAAAGAGGCAATTATCACCTATTTGGACCAGGTGTTGTGTGTCCTCGGATGTATTCGAAACAACAG AAATCTCCAGAAGCTGAGTCTGTATGGGGATACCTGCATTCTTCAGGATGAGGGCATTCTGGACAGTGCCTATCTCAACCAGGTTGACCAAGGAGGAGTGAAAATCAAAGA GATCCAGCAGCTGTTAGTGGAAGTTTTGTCTAACAGCAGGCAGATGAAGTGGCTGTCCTCAGCCTTCATGCTGGGTGTGGTGACCCCCTTCTCCCTGGCCTCTCTGTCCAACCCCAGCGCTGCCTCCCTGGAGCacctcagcctgttggacaacCAGCTGCCCTGCCTGTCCTCCCCTGTGGAGCTGGAGCGCCTTGTCCACCTGCGTTCCCTGGCCCTCGACTTCTGTGACTTCACGTCTGAGATGTGCCGCCTGCTGGCTGGAGGACACCGTGCTCCACTACACCGCCTCTCCTTGATGGTGAATGGCGCCGCTCTGGAGGCCAAGCCGCTGGATTGCACCGCCAGTGAGGATGACTGGAAGGCCCTGGTCCGACGCTGCGCTAACCTGCGGGTCTACATGATGGCCCTGGATGTGTCCAGCCAGGACCTGCTGAGGGTGCTCAAGCCCAGCCTGCCCCTGGAGAGGATCCACCTGGACAGCTACTCCACCCTGGTCACAGACGGCACTCTGGAGCTCATTTCCCAGCAGTACAACAAGACCCTGAGCCACTTCGTCCTGATGAGGGATGACACCGGCTTCCCTGACCTCAGTGTCAACCGCAACGAGGACCCGCTGGTCCTACTGGCCTGGCGCTGCGTACACCTCTCTGTCCTGGTTATCCATG GCTACACTGTGTGGTCCCACAACCTGGTGGCCATCTCCCGTCTACGTGGCTCCAGCCTCAAGGTCCTGGCTGTGTCCGAGGAGAGTATCGACTTCGACCCGGACCAGGGGGTCTTCATGGAGGGTGACCCCGTCCACAACCTGGTGAAGGAGGTGTCCCAGGGCCTGGGGCGCATCTGGCACCCCTCCATGGACTCCAACTTGGTCCTCAGCGAGCCCACCCAGCACTTCCACAGGGAGATGCAGAGCTTCAGCCTGGGCATGTAG